The following are from one region of the Methanoculleus caldifontis genome:
- a CDS encoding 50S ribosomal protein L31e, which yields MAEALKEHIYIIPLREVKRAPRWKRCNTAVKDIRAFLVRHMKSEEIKLDKSINEKVWEHGSEKPPRKIRVRAMKFEDGQVQAELAEE from the coding sequence ATGGCAGAGGCATTGAAAGAACATATCTATATCATTCCGCTCCGCGAAGTGAAGCGTGCGCCCCGGTGGAAGCGGTGCAACACCGCCGTCAAGGACATCAGGGCGTTCCTCGTACGGCACATGAAGAGCGAAGAGATCAAGCTGGATAAGAGCATCAACGAGAAGGTCTGGGAGCACGGCAGCGAGAAGCCCCCGAGAAAGATTCGCGTCCGCGCGATGAAGTTCGAGGACGGGCAGGTCCAGGCCGAGCTCGCCGAGGAGTGA
- a CDS encoding DUF7411 family protein: MEAGVLFSGGKDSSLAALMLARDYGVELNTCVFDPCREVPAVQAAAAALHLPFRKRVLGRDLLEEAVDLLLTCGYPNDAINLVHRAAVEALLDEYEVVGDGTRREDRVPRLERSEVQHLEMTTGRSYIRPLLGYGKTEVERLAGRLLVIRYGETGSIGNGDYEGEIRSAILERGIDLAPFFPPRHLQSLVVGLRET, encoded by the coding sequence ATGGAAGCGGGTGTGCTCTTCTCAGGAGGGAAAGACAGTTCGCTCGCGGCGCTCATGCTCGCGCGCGACTACGGCGTGGAGTTGAATACCTGCGTATTCGACCCCTGCCGCGAGGTCCCGGCGGTGCAGGCTGCTGCAGCCGCTCTGCATCTCCCCTTCAGGAAGAGAGTGCTCGGACGAGACCTCCTTGAGGAGGCCGTCGACCTGCTCCTTACGTGCGGTTACCCGAACGATGCTATCAACCTGGTCCACCGGGCGGCGGTCGAGGCCCTCCTCGACGAGTATGAGGTGGTCGGCGACGGCACCCGCCGGGAGGACCGGGTCCCCCGGCTCGAGCGCTCCGAGGTCCAGCACCTGGAGATGACCACGGGCCGCTCCTATATCCGGCCGCTCCTCGGCTACGGGAAGACGGAGGTGGAACGCCTCGCGGGCAGGCTGCTCGTGATCCGGTATGGGGAGACCGGGAGCATCGGGAACGGCGACTACGAAGGAGAAATTCGCTCGGCGATCCTTGAACGCGGCATCGATCTGGCTCCGTTCTTCCCTCCCCGCCACCTGCAGTCGCTGGTGGTCGGGCTGAGAGAGACCTGA
- the pfdA gene encoding prefoldin subunit alpha, with protein sequence MNNVEQADPREIQTLQMYLNEYGQQIEILTQQLSMIEQQRLEAAAAIETLRAITETEDGVVLLPIGGGALLRVKVLDAGHVLVNIGADVSVERAGAEAMEYLQDRITELEALGKKVAGSVEQLQGQATEISRRLEAAYRGARQAQAGQGGS encoded by the coding sequence GTGAATAACGTGGAACAGGCAGATCCTCGCGAGATACAGACCCTCCAGATGTACTTAAACGAGTACGGGCAGCAGATCGAGATCCTGACGCAACAGCTCTCGATGATCGAGCAGCAGCGCCTTGAGGCCGCCGCCGCCATCGAGACCCTCCGGGCCATCACGGAGACCGAAGACGGCGTCGTCCTCCTCCCCATCGGGGGCGGTGCCCTTCTGCGGGTGAAGGTGCTCGATGCCGGACACGTTCTCGTGAACATCGGCGCCGATGTCTCGGTCGAGCGCGCCGGTGCGGAGGCCATGGAGTATCTCCAGGATCGGATCACCGAACTTGAGGCCCTCGGAAAGAAGGTCGCAGGTTCGGTCGAGCAGTTGCAGGGGCAGGCAACGGAGATCTCCCGCCGCCTGGAGGCGGCCTACCGGGGGGCCCGGCAGGCTCAGGCAGGTCAGGGCGGAAGCTGA
- the ftsY gene encoding signal recognition particle-docking protein FtsY codes for MFDSLKKKLQNIRTKFTSNIEEVAAAEPAPPAVEQPALPEAAEAAPSPSPSSPVSPEPAAAPAAPAAREATAEEKREAPTFFNRLKVLVKEREVLLQEKDIEEPLMELEMVLLENDVALPVTDEIIARMRGDLVGRHRKIGASVDDLVASTLRSALCGVLGDGLDLLHYVREHERPVKILFTGVNGTGKTTTVAKVGHYLQKNGFTVVIGAGDTFRAGAIEQIRTHADRLGIKTIQHQAGADPSAVLYDTVQYAKAHGIDVVLADTAGRFHNRANLMNQLEKIRRVMKPDLVVYVDEAVAGNDAVIRADEFNKAVGTDAVVLTKADMDPKGGAAISVAHTVGKPILFLGVGQGYDDIMPFKPRVVVDELLGEEA; via the coding sequence ATGTTCGATTCTTTAAAGAAGAAACTTCAGAATATCAGGACCAAGTTCACCTCGAACATCGAGGAGGTTGCCGCGGCCGAGCCGGCACCGCCGGCGGTCGAGCAACCTGCACTGCCGGAGGCTGCAGAGGCCGCGCCCTCTCCCTCTCCTTCTTCTCCCGTCTCCCCCGAACCGGCGGCCGCTCCGGCGGCTCCGGCCGCAAGGGAGGCAACCGCGGAGGAGAAGCGGGAGGCGCCCACGTTTTTCAACAGGTTGAAGGTTCTCGTCAAAGAGCGTGAAGTCCTCCTCCAGGAGAAGGACATCGAGGAGCCCCTGATGGAGCTCGAGATGGTCCTCCTCGAGAACGACGTCGCGCTCCCGGTCACGGACGAGATCATCGCCCGCATGCGTGGCGACCTCGTGGGTCGGCACCGGAAGATCGGGGCCTCGGTCGACGATCTGGTGGCCTCCACCCTGCGCTCGGCGCTCTGCGGAGTGCTCGGCGACGGGCTCGACCTCCTGCACTACGTCCGCGAGCACGAACGGCCCGTGAAGATCCTCTTCACCGGCGTGAACGGGACCGGGAAGACGACGACCGTCGCCAAGGTCGGCCATTACCTCCAGAAGAACGGCTTTACGGTCGTGATCGGCGCTGGGGATACCTTCCGTGCGGGCGCGATCGAGCAGATCCGGACTCACGCCGACCGTCTCGGCATCAAGACCATCCAGCACCAGGCGGGCGCCGACCCCTCGGCGGTTCTCTACGACACCGTCCAGTACGCAAAGGCGCACGGGATCGACGTCGTCCTCGCCGATACGGCCGGCCGGTTCCACAACCGGGCGAACCTCATGAACCAGCTCGAGAAGATCCGGCGGGTCATGAAGCCCGACCTCGTCGTCTACGTCGACGAGGCGGTTGCGGGCAACGACGCGGTCATCCGGGCCGACGAGTTCAACAAGGCCGTCGGGACCGACGCGGTCGTCCTGACGAAGGCGGACATGGACCCGAAGGGCGGCGCGGCCATCTCGGTTGCGCACACGGTGGGCAAACCGATCCTCTTCCTCGGGGTCGGCCAGGGCTACGATGACATCATGCCGTTCAAACCCCGGGTCGTGGTCGACGAACTCCTGGGGGAGGAGGCCTGA
- a CDS encoding translation initiation factor IF-6, with amino-acid sequence MTGTIDLTGDPNIGVYARVFEDIAIVYPGAPEEFTEALARELDVEIVTTTIQGSSIIGSLVAGNSQGMIVSDLAAAEEVAVLEEYREVFRLGGSMNAAGNVILANDYVAAVHPEMEIGVAEEIGSFLSVPVVRLSLGGIKTVGMAAFATNRGILVHPRANESEIAALERVVELPIGLGSVNMGTGLVGTGLLANSKGYIAGSVTTGFELGRIEEVFGFLE; translated from the coding sequence ATGACAGGGACGATCGATCTCACCGGCGATCCGAACATCGGTGTCTACGCCCGCGTCTTTGAGGATATCGCTATCGTGTATCCCGGAGCTCCGGAAGAGTTCACTGAAGCTCTCGCACGGGAACTCGATGTCGAGATCGTAACCACCACCATCCAGGGAAGCAGCATCATCGGATCGCTTGTTGCGGGAAACAGCCAGGGCATGATCGTCAGCGATCTTGCCGCCGCCGAGGAAGTGGCGGTCCTCGAGGAATACCGTGAGGTCTTCCGGCTCGGAGGGTCCATGAACGCTGCCGGCAACGTCATCCTCGCAAACGACTACGTTGCCGCCGTCCACCCGGAGATGGAGATCGGTGTCGCCGAGGAGATCGGGTCGTTCCTCTCTGTGCCGGTAGTCCGGCTCTCGCTCGGCGGCATCAAGACCGTCGGCATGGCCGCATTTGCGACGAACCGCGGTATCCTCGTCCACCCGAGAGCGAACGAGTCGGAGATCGCCGCCCTCGAGCGGGTGGTCGAGCTCCCGATCGGCCTCGGGTCGGTCAACATGGGGACCGGGCTCGTGGGGACCGGGCTCCTTGCGAACAGCAAGGGGTACATTGCCGGGTCGGTCACGACCGGGTTCGAGCTCGGACGAATTGAGGAAGTCTTTGGATTTTTGGAGTGA
- a CDS encoding YhbY family RNA-binding protein: MSKESFQDLKPTIWVGKRGITNVMIEEIRRQIKDRKVVKVRWLRNTEVDPEAIAASAGAVLAEVRGRTLVLTERRGRSPGRDSRNI, translated from the coding sequence ATGAGCAAAGAATCATTTCAGGATCTCAAACCCACCATCTGGGTGGGGAAGCGTGGTATTACGAACGTCATGATCGAAGAGATCCGGCGCCAGATCAAAGACCGGAAGGTCGTCAAGGTCAGGTGGCTCCGGAATACGGAGGTCGATCCCGAGGCGATAGCCGCATCGGCCGGCGCGGTCCTCGCCGAGGTCAGGGGGCGGACTCTCGTTCTCACGGAGCGGCGAGGCCGATCTCCCGGGCGGGATTCTCGAAATATATAA
- a CDS encoding DNA-binding protein: protein MVDDELAELRRRKMEQMQRQAMDQQTMEDEAQRQQQIESQIRVMLMEILEPEARERLNTIKLTRPEFAKAVEQQLVMLAQSGRIRQRINDEQLKGLLAQLTPSKKEFRITRK, encoded by the coding sequence ATGGTAGACGACGAACTCGCGGAACTCCGCCGCCGGAAGATGGAACAGATGCAACGGCAGGCGATGGATCAGCAGACGATGGAAGACGAGGCGCAGCGCCAGCAGCAGATCGAATCGCAGATCCGCGTCATGCTTATGGAGATCCTTGAACCCGAAGCGAGGGAGAGGCTCAATACCATCAAGTTGACCCGGCCTGAGTTTGCGAAAGCGGTCGAGCAGCAACTGGTGATGCTGGCCCAGAGCGGCAGGATCCGGCAGCGGATCAACGACGAGCAGTTGAAGGGTCTGCTGGCCCAGTTGACGCCGTCGAAGAAAGAGTTCAGGATCACGCGGAAGTAA
- the rpl18a gene encoding 50S ribosomal protein L18Ae: protein MENQMFEVVGACKINDTWKPYRKVIGAPNENQAKERVLAVIGSKHRLKRNYITIETVNVVAGE from the coding sequence ATGGAGAACCAGATGTTTGAAGTTGTAGGCGCGTGCAAGATCAACGACACGTGGAAACCGTACCGCAAGGTCATCGGGGCCCCGAACGAGAACCAGGCAAAAGAGAGGGTTCTCGCGGTGATCGGAAGCAAACACCGCCTGAAGAGAAATTATATCACCATCGAGACGGTTAACGTAGTAGCTGGTGAATAA
- a CDS encoding ribonuclease P protein component 4 has protein sequence MADTTRRSGSRRLARERIALLFARAAEFYPENPGWSNRCVELARKIGMRHRVRIERPLKRRFCRRCSTYLVPGSNARVRIHRGCVIITCLACGHRSRYPVGRPQP, from the coding sequence ATGGCAGATACGACACGAAGATCGGGCTCCCGGAGGCTCGCCCGGGAGAGGATCGCTCTCCTTTTTGCGCGGGCAGCCGAGTTTTACCCGGAGAATCCCGGGTGGAGCAACCGGTGCGTGGAGCTCGCGCGAAAGATCGGGATGCGCCACCGCGTACGGATCGAGCGGCCGCTGAAACGCCGGTTCTGCCGCCGGTGCAGCACTTACCTGGTGCCGGGATCGAATGCCCGGGTCAGGATTCACCGCGGGTGCGTGATAATCACCTGCCTTGCCTGCGGACACCGGTCGCGGTATCCGGTCGGGAGACCTCAACCATGA
- a CDS encoding 30S ribosomal protein S19e — protein sequence MTTVYDIPADMFIRQVAEELKKNPQIQPPGWAAFAKTGVHKEMPPENDDWWYVRAAAIFRRIYTDGPVGAQRMRSIYGGNRDRGSAPSHFRKGSGSIARKVFQQLEAAGYVSHANEGRVVTAAGRSFLDNVANGLKPQAAQNAPGLLKY from the coding sequence ATGACGACTGTATACGACATCCCTGCCGACATGTTCATCCGGCAGGTGGCAGAAGAACTCAAGAAAAACCCGCAGATTCAGCCCCCTGGATGGGCCGCTTTTGCAAAGACGGGGGTACACAAAGAGATGCCCCCCGAGAATGACGACTGGTGGTATGTGCGTGCGGCGGCGATCTTCCGGCGTATCTACACCGACGGCCCGGTGGGTGCCCAGAGGATGCGCTCCATCTACGGCGGCAACCGCGACCGCGGCTCGGCCCCGAGCCACTTCCGGAAGGGAAGCGGTTCCATCGCCCGGAAGGTCTTCCAGCAGCTCGAAGCGGCCGGATACGTCTCCCATGCGAATGAGGGGCGTGTGGTCACTGCGGCGGGGAGATCGTTCCTCGACAATGTTGCAAACGGTCTGAAGCCCCAGGCTGCACAGAACGCGCCCGGACTTCTGAAATACTGA
- the purN gene encoding phosphoribosylglycinamide formyltransferase produces MDGEKPLNRKRIAVLASGRGSNFQAVIDAIAAGEIPAICVGLVTDNPRAYAIERAKAAGIPVTVVEYARFPTRAAYEDALLAAMRNCRADLFVLAGYMRILGTGIVHEFAGRMMNIHPALLPAFTGLHAQRQAIEYGVKVAGCTVHLVDEGTDTGPIVIQRCVPVLPDDDESTLADRILVEEHAALPLAVKLFCEGRLEVSGRRVRVR; encoded by the coding sequence ATGGATGGAGAGAAACCTCTTAACAGGAAACGGATCGCAGTGCTCGCCTCGGGAAGGGGGTCGAACTTTCAGGCGGTGATCGACGCCATCGCGGCCGGTGAGATCCCGGCGATCTGCGTCGGTCTCGTCACCGACAACCCCCGGGCTTACGCGATCGAGCGGGCGAAAGCCGCCGGGATCCCGGTGACGGTCGTCGAGTATGCACGGTTCCCGACGAGAGCCGCCTACGAGGATGCTCTCCTCGCCGCAATGCGGAACTGCCGGGCGGACCTCTTCGTCCTCGCCGGCTACATGCGGATCCTCGGGACCGGGATCGTCCACGAGTTTGCGGGCCGGATGATGAACATCCACCCCGCCCTGCTCCCGGCGTTCACCGGGCTGCACGCGCAGCGGCAGGCGATCGAGTACGGGGTGAAGGTCGCAGGCTGCACCGTCCACCTCGTCGACGAGGGGACCGACACCGGCCCCATCGTCATCCAGCGGTGCGTGCCGGTCCTCCCCGACGACGACGAGTCGACGCTCGCCGACCGGATTCTGGTCGAGGAGCACGCGGCGCTTCCGCTTGCCGTGAAGCTCTTCTGCGAGGGCCGCCTGGAGGTCAGCGGCCGGCGGGTGCGGGTCCGCTGA
- a CDS encoding 50S ribosomal protein L39e — MSKLMKGRKIRLAKACEQNRRVPAWVMIRTNRAVASHPKRRNWRRSSLKV, encoded by the coding sequence ATGAGCAAGTTGATGAAGGGCCGGAAGATCCGGCTGGCGAAGGCATGCGAGCAGAACCGCCGCGTGCCTGCATGGGTGATGATCAGGACCAACCGTGCAGTCGCGTCGCACCCCAAGCGGCGCAACTGGAGACGGAGCAGCTTAAAGGTGTAG